From one Flavobacteriales bacterium genomic stretch:
- a CDS encoding T9SS type A sorting domain-containing protein — MRTILPALAAISVAAATAQPGTLDLSFGTNGEALIDAGSGYDWMNDLVIQPDNKIVVVGSIGAIGGGAFQDAIIIRYNADGTPDTDFGTNGQVVWTGTGGDDRLAAVDIDDQGRIVAAGETELASGEMQMFILCLLPDGSYDNSFSGNGEVTRATSVYNDGSYARDVVCMDDGGIMVLGYEHYTLTQPNYNAVSFWKTTSTGGIDPTVGGGSSATFTDLFDDDLSDVGNSMAIRADGKFVVGTVSANAPNQRMGYGTFGANGSHLTADFENTYDLTTGNDAANSIVLMPDQRCVLAGPSGTQAALVGIMPNASSDLSFGDQGEVIVQVGASSTSLYQAIRQPWDKVLITGGFNPGNGMYLGRYNADGTPDVSFGSNGFATHQPGGGFGDGRAIGLQSDGGIIVGGIRYLSGSNYDLFLLRFSNDLATSTPSSMAEIALQAFPNPFTQAFTVPGTVANGSLQVIDALGRIVHSARTNAERTVVQAELPAGVYTVRYEQSHQAARSLRVLKE, encoded by the coding sequence TGGATGAACGATCTGGTCATACAGCCCGATAACAAGATCGTGGTGGTCGGCAGCATCGGCGCCATCGGTGGCGGAGCCTTCCAGGATGCCATCATCATCCGCTATAATGCCGACGGCACACCCGACACCGATTTCGGCACCAACGGCCAGGTGGTCTGGACCGGCACCGGCGGCGATGACCGCCTTGCCGCGGTGGACATCGATGATCAAGGCCGCATCGTGGCGGCGGGCGAGACCGAGCTCGCCAGCGGCGAAATGCAGATGTTCATCCTATGCCTGCTGCCCGATGGCAGCTACGACAACAGCTTCTCCGGCAACGGAGAGGTCACCCGGGCCACCAGCGTGTACAACGATGGCAGCTACGCGCGTGACGTGGTCTGCATGGATGACGGCGGCATCATGGTGCTGGGCTACGAGCATTACACGCTCACCCAGCCCAACTACAATGCGGTGTCGTTCTGGAAGACCACGTCCACGGGCGGCATCGACCCCACCGTCGGCGGCGGCAGCTCCGCCACTTTCACCGACCTCTTCGATGATGACCTCTCCGATGTGGGCAACAGCATGGCTATTCGCGCCGACGGGAAATTCGTGGTGGGCACCGTGAGCGCCAATGCCCCCAATCAGCGCATGGGCTACGGCACCTTCGGCGCCAACGGCAGCCATCTGACCGCCGATTTCGAGAACACCTACGACCTCACCACCGGCAATGATGCGGCCAACAGCATCGTACTGATGCCCGATCAGCGTTGCGTACTGGCCGGCCCCAGCGGTACCCAAGCCGCGCTGGTGGGCATCATGCCCAACGCCAGCAGCGACCTCTCGTTCGGCGATCAGGGCGAGGTGATCGTGCAGGTGGGCGCCTCGTCCACTTCCTTGTACCAGGCCATCCGGCAGCCCTGGGACAAGGTGCTCATCACAGGAGGCTTCAACCCCGGCAACGGCATGTACCTGGGCCGCTACAATGCCGACGGCACCCCCGACGTGTCCTTTGGCAGCAACGGCTTCGCAACGCACCAGCCCGGAGGCGGCTTCGGCGATGGCCGCGCCATCGGCCTCCAGAGCGATGGCGGCATCATCGTTGGCGGTATACGCTACCTGAGCGGCAGCAACTACGACCTCTTCCTGTTGCGGTTCAGCAACGATCTCGCTACGAGCACGCCATCATCGATGGCGGAAATCGCGCTGCAGGCCTTCCCGAATCCCTTCACACAGGCGTTCACCGTGCCCGGTACGGTGGCGAATGGAAGCCTGCAGGTGATCGATGCGCTTGGGCGGATTGTGCATAGCGCGCGCACCAACGCAGAGCGCACCGTGGTGCAAGCCGAGCTGCCGGCGGGCGTGTACACCGTTCGCTATGAGCAAAGCCATCAGGCCGCGCGCTCGCTGCGTGTGTTGAAAGAGTAG
- a CDS encoding T9SS type A sorting domain-containing protein — MLHRSALLSSLLLVLTASAQTWELMTPIKTRSDLTAVRMHSPTDAVTIDRTLGYVLRTNDAGDSWERMPYNLLNVPRSLWMWDDQRGIIGAESGRFYRTTDNWSSASSVNLFGFGHAACLSFVNDTLGWAASESGKIARTTDAGANWTLQTSGTTNAIVGLHFVNDTLGFASATGAVLLRTTNGGDTWTPITAPITYNMRGFHFADALNGLAVGIGGEIIRTSDAGLTWTAQTSPTTNSLLSLFARGNLLIAVGNGGVVMRSTNGGDSWSAQILETFQDLYHAYVDPSGFGLLGGEARVYRTTDHGATWTPVQIGTYHTKLSKVSFGTDQLGAAAGWQTLGGFENGVMRSTDGGRHWANASAGSATWVGIHLRSNGIGWLGGGSGANRHTTDYFATSTNHPGPSVAIRSTWAFSTTTALACGGYVNGGCYRTTNGGSSWTHVLDGGNIYDIWFVNDNLGFCGGEGGVLARTTDGGATWEWLDPPTNSDINSLFFLNDTLGWFSGSGGARTTDGGDTWTILNELPQFTMSIFFTDPDTGYAVQYSGYVLRTTDGGDSWETIVPAPFDVGLNDAQLVDGALLAVGDHGDVFRAPLECPPTPQIPSVLQSGSTLCTAYRPQIQWYLNGEPLPDGTGPCITADASGNYTVVVTDALGCTSAPSVPVSIISTAVDARATDAFAVFPNPTGGAITLSFATDGAHALLLCDAQGRVLRTERVNGARATLTLADLPRGLYLLREAGSAGAVRVVKE; from the coding sequence ATGCTGCACCGCTCCGCTCTTCTGTCTTCGCTCCTCCTCGTGCTCACTGCTTCCGCCCAGACCTGGGAGCTGATGACGCCGATCAAGACCCGCAGCGACCTGACCGCCGTGCGCATGCACAGCCCCACCGATGCCGTCACCATCGACCGCACCTTGGGCTACGTGCTGCGCACCAACGATGCGGGCGACAGCTGGGAGCGCATGCCCTACAACCTGCTGAACGTGCCGCGCAGCCTGTGGATGTGGGATGACCAGCGCGGCATCATCGGTGCCGAGTCCGGCCGCTTCTACCGCACCACCGACAACTGGAGCAGCGCCAGTTCGGTGAACCTCTTCGGCTTCGGCCACGCCGCCTGCCTCAGCTTCGTGAACGATACCCTGGGCTGGGCGGCGAGCGAGAGCGGCAAGATCGCCCGCACCACCGATGCCGGCGCCAACTGGACCCTGCAGACGAGCGGCACCACCAACGCCATCGTGGGCCTCCATTTCGTGAACGACACCCTCGGCTTCGCATCGGCCACCGGCGCGGTGCTCCTGCGCACCACCAACGGCGGCGACACGTGGACGCCGATCACCGCGCCCATCACCTATAACATGCGCGGCTTCCACTTCGCCGATGCGCTGAATGGGCTCGCAGTGGGCATCGGGGGCGAGATCATCCGCACCAGCGACGCGGGCCTCACGTGGACGGCACAGACCAGCCCCACCACCAACAGTCTGCTCAGCCTCTTCGCGCGCGGCAACCTGCTGATCGCCGTGGGCAACGGCGGCGTGGTGATGCGCAGCACCAACGGCGGCGATAGCTGGAGCGCCCAGATCCTCGAGACCTTCCAGGACCTCTACCACGCGTACGTGGACCCCAGCGGCTTCGGATTGCTCGGCGGCGAAGCTCGCGTGTACCGCACCACGGACCACGGCGCCACGTGGACGCCGGTGCAGATCGGCACCTACCACACCAAACTGAGCAAGGTGAGCTTCGGCACCGACCAGCTGGGTGCCGCCGCCGGATGGCAGACGCTGGGCGGTTTCGAGAACGGCGTGATGCGCTCCACCGACGGCGGACGCCACTGGGCCAACGCCAGCGCCGGCAGCGCCACCTGGGTGGGCATCCACCTGCGGTCCAACGGCATCGGCTGGCTCGGTGGCGGCTCGGGCGCCAACCGACACACCACCGACTACTTCGCCACCAGCACCAATCACCCCGGACCCAGCGTGGCCATCCGCAGCACCTGGGCCTTCAGCACCACCACCGCGCTGGCCTGCGGCGGCTACGTGAACGGCGGCTGCTACCGCACCACCAACGGCGGCAGCAGCTGGACCCACGTGCTCGATGGCGGCAACATCTACGATATCTGGTTCGTGAACGACAACCTCGGCTTCTGCGGCGGCGAGGGCGGCGTGCTGGCTCGCACCACCGATGGCGGCGCCACCTGGGAATGGCTGGACCCGCCGACCAACTCGGACATCAACAGCCTCTTCTTCCTCAACGATACACTGGGCTGGTTCTCGGGCAGCGGCGGCGCGCGCACCACCGACGGCGGCGATACGTGGACAATCCTCAACGAATTGCCGCAGTTCACCATGAGCATCTTCTTCACCGACCCCGACACCGGCTACGCGGTGCAGTACAGCGGCTACGTGCTGCGCACCACCGACGGCGGCGATAGCTGGGAGACCATCGTGCCCGCTCCCTTCGATGTGGGCCTGAACGACGCGCAGCTCGTGGACGGTGCCCTGCTGGCCGTGGGCGACCATGGCGATGTGTTCCGCGCGCCGCTGGAGTGTCCGCCCACGCCGCAGATCCCCAGCGTGCTGCAGAGCGGCTCCACGCTGTGCACCGCCTACCGTCCGCAGATCCAGTGGTACCTCAACGGCGAGCCGCTGCCCGATGGCACCGGGCCCTGCATCACCGCCGATGCGTCCGGCAACTACACCGTGGTGGTGACCGATGCGCTGGGCTGCACCAGCGCGCCCTCGGTGCCCGTGTCGATCATCTCCACCGCAGTGGACGCGCGCGCGACCGATGCGTTCGCGGTGTTCCCGAATCCCACCGGCGGCGCGATCACGCTGTCATTCGCGACCGATGGCGCGCATGCCCTGCTGCTCTGCGATGCGCAAGGGCGCGTGCTGCGCACCGAACGCGTGAACGGAGCCCGGGCCACGCTCACGCTAGCGGACCTGCCGCGCGGGCTCTACCTGCTGCGCGAAGCGGGGAGCGCCGGGGCTGTACGAGTGGTGAAGGAGTGA